One stretch of Candidatus Baltobacteraceae bacterium DNA includes these proteins:
- a CDS encoding ABC transporter ATP-binding protein, whose protein sequence is MSENVLELDGVATYRGRVQILWDVSLEVARGETVAVVGPNGAGKTTLLGSIIGLFPPANGRVRVLGRDVTGSAPEAMARRRVAVVPERRQLFGPLSVRENLVLGAYARADRSSLDDDVNEVLDLFPPLRKLLRMPAGSLSGGEQQMVAIGRALMAKPELLLLDEPSLGLAPRVRAENFAALGRLAEGAATIVLVEQNLRMAARICRRAYFMERGRIVGTGTAEDLVRSGRTYFMGQAEKENS, encoded by the coding sequence ATGAGCGAAAACGTTCTCGAGCTGGACGGCGTTGCGACGTATCGCGGCCGCGTGCAAATCTTGTGGGACGTCAGTCTCGAAGTCGCACGTGGTGAAACGGTTGCCGTCGTCGGTCCAAACGGCGCGGGAAAGACGACGCTGCTCGGCTCGATCATCGGTCTCTTTCCCCCCGCCAATGGACGCGTTCGGGTGCTCGGTCGGGATGTTACCGGCTCGGCGCCCGAAGCGATGGCGCGCCGCCGCGTCGCCGTCGTTCCGGAGCGCCGCCAGCTGTTCGGACCCCTATCCGTTCGTGAGAACCTCGTGCTTGGCGCCTACGCGCGTGCCGACCGAAGCAGTCTCGACGACGACGTAAACGAGGTTCTCGACCTCTTTCCGCCGCTCCGCAAGCTGCTGCGCATGCCGGCCGGCTCGCTCTCGGGCGGCGAGCAGCAGATGGTCGCGATCGGACGCGCGCTGATGGCAAAGCCGGAGCTGCTGCTGCTCGACGAACCGAGTCTCGGCCTCGCTCCGCGCGTTCGCGCCGAGAACTTCGCCGCTCTCGGCCGCCTGGCGGAGGGCGCAGCGACGATCGTTTTGGTCGAGCAGAACCTCCGCATGGCGGCGCGTATCTGCCGCCGCGCCTATTTTATGGAACGCGGGCGGATCGTCGGGACCGGAACGGCAGAGGATTTGGTCCGTAGCGGACGGACGTACTTCATGGGACAAGCTGAAAAGGAGAATTCGTGA
- a CDS encoding ABC transporter ATP-binding protein — protein sequence MSLRVENVTVRFGGVVALDGVSFEAQPGEVLGVIGPNGAGKTTLFNVISGLQRPSAGIVTLDDRKLTNLPMHRIAALGVTRTFQTPVMFWGLSVCESLMVALDANVRGAKATKEAACALLARTPLEPHAGTLTESLSFGAERVLEMLRALAVEPKVLLLDEPLSGLSGDEIDAVLELVHSARVRNVSILFVEHDLHRLLTAADRFVVLDHGRKIAEGSPDAICNDPVVLDAYIGDELSA from the coding sequence ATGAGCCTGCGCGTCGAGAACGTCACCGTCCGCTTCGGCGGCGTCGTAGCATTGGACGGCGTCAGCTTCGAAGCGCAGCCGGGCGAAGTACTCGGCGTCATCGGTCCAAATGGCGCTGGGAAAACAACGCTCTTCAACGTGATCAGCGGCCTGCAGCGTCCAAGCGCGGGGATCGTGACGCTCGACGATCGCAAGCTGACGAATCTTCCGATGCACCGCATCGCCGCGCTCGGCGTGACGCGCACCTTTCAGACTCCGGTCATGTTTTGGGGACTTAGCGTCTGCGAGAGTTTGATGGTCGCGCTCGACGCAAACGTGCGCGGTGCAAAAGCCACCAAAGAAGCGGCGTGCGCGCTGCTTGCGCGAACGCCGCTCGAACCGCATGCCGGCACGCTGACCGAATCGTTATCATTCGGAGCAGAGCGGGTGCTCGAAATGCTGCGCGCGCTCGCGGTCGAGCCCAAAGTGTTGCTGCTCGACGAACCGCTTTCGGGCCTCAGCGGCGATGAGATCGACGCCGTTCTTGAACTCGTGCATTCGGCGCGCGTGCGCAACGTCAGCATTCTTTTCGTCGAGCACGATTTGCACCGGCTGCTGACAGCTGCGGACCGTTTCGTCGTGCTCGATCACGGCCGTAAAATCGCCGAAGGTTCGCCCGATGCGATCTGCAACGATCCGGTCGTCCTCGACGCGTACATCGGCGACGAGCTTTCGGCATGA
- a CDS encoding branched-chain amino acid ABC transporter permease, translating into MTPIVAELWQFFLAGLVVGGIFALIAAGFALVYQVSGIINFAQGEFAMIGAMTSSSLASKGWPVAAAAIAAVIVAGAVGGFAQLVALRPARRSGTVTLIFITLGLDVAIRGAALFVWGTNPVLLPPFSAGASLALGPGTIPPQALWVFGADVIIVLALYLFFRKTYTGAAVRAAMANPNIARVFGMPLAHFAFWSFVAAAMIGAVGGVVIAPITSATYDMGLYLGLNGFVAAILGGLDSLTGALVGGFVLGIVEKMCGGLFSSGWEQGIAFVILLVVLIARPQGLLGRTLRRA; encoded by the coding sequence ATGACGCCTATCGTCGCAGAGCTCTGGCAATTTTTTCTCGCCGGCCTTGTGGTCGGCGGAATTTTCGCGCTGATTGCGGCAGGCTTCGCTCTCGTCTATCAAGTTTCAGGGATCATCAATTTCGCGCAGGGTGAGTTCGCCATGATCGGCGCGATGACGTCGTCATCACTTGCGAGCAAAGGCTGGCCCGTAGCCGCCGCAGCGATCGCTGCAGTCATCGTCGCCGGCGCAGTCGGCGGCTTCGCACAGCTCGTCGCATTGCGGCCGGCGCGTCGAAGCGGCACGGTTACGTTGATTTTCATTACCCTTGGACTGGACGTGGCGATTCGCGGAGCTGCGCTCTTCGTGTGGGGGACGAATCCCGTATTGCTGCCGCCGTTTTCGGCCGGCGCGTCGCTCGCGCTCGGACCTGGGACGATTCCGCCGCAAGCCCTCTGGGTTTTCGGCGCCGACGTCATCATAGTGCTGGCGTTATATCTGTTCTTTCGCAAGACGTACACCGGCGCGGCGGTTCGTGCGGCGATGGCAAATCCGAACATCGCGCGCGTCTTCGGCATGCCGCTCGCACACTTCGCGTTTTGGAGTTTCGTTGCCGCCGCTATGATCGGCGCCGTCGGCGGCGTCGTGATCGCACCGATCACGAGCGCGACCTACGACATGGGCCTGTACCTCGGACTCAACGGTTTTGTCGCGGCCATTCTCGGCGGACTCGATAGTCTCACAGGTGCCCTCGTCGGCGGGTTCGTTCTCGGGATCGTAGAGAAGATGTGCGGCGGACTCTTTTCGAGCGGATGGGAGCAGGGCATCGCATTCGTGATCCTGCTTGTGGTTTTGATAGCGCGTCCGCAAGGGTTGCTCGGACGAACGTTGCGGCGCGCATGA
- a CDS encoding Phenylacetic acid catabolic protein: MPAYPDVKTPKALADEPADYRHAVEKIVVSHAINELHGARVFDEVAVAFAPTPYWKWLTCRVAMEEYGHHVRFFRLGREIGVPEDAMLPDTSAKRTLSIFDFPLRSWEEFAVIKLVADLAEIIQVEDLLQCSYIPLRNAAKATLPEEKFHAKFGEQSVQEIIETPEGRERAQAALDAIFPSMPAFFGSDRSKNNETYRQFGIKFRTNSEMREDYLARVKRVVEDLGLALPAA; the protein is encoded by the coding sequence ATGCCGGCGTATCCTGACGTCAAGACTCCGAAAGCACTTGCCGACGAGCCCGCCGATTATCGCCATGCAGTCGAAAAGATCGTCGTGAGTCATGCGATCAACGAGCTCCATGGCGCGCGCGTGTTCGATGAGGTTGCCGTCGCATTTGCGCCGACGCCGTATTGGAAGTGGCTGACGTGCCGCGTTGCGATGGAAGAGTACGGGCATCACGTTCGGTTCTTTCGGCTCGGACGTGAGATCGGTGTGCCGGAAGATGCGATGCTCCCCGACACGTCGGCGAAGCGCACCCTCTCGATCTTCGACTTCCCGCTGCGAAGTTGGGAAGAGTTCGCGGTCATCAAGCTGGTTGCGGATCTCGCGGAGATCATTCAAGTCGAAGACCTCTTGCAGTGCAGCTATATTCCGCTCCGAAATGCTGCGAAGGCGACCTTACCCGAAGAGAAATTTCACGCCAAGTTCGGCGAGCAATCGGTCCAGGAGATCATCGAGACGCCGGAAGGCAGAGAACGCGCGCAGGCCGCGCTCGATGCGATCTTCCCGTCGATGCCGGCCTTCTTCGGGTCGGATCGCTCGAAGAACAACGAGACGTACCGCCAATTCGGGATTAAATTCCGCACCAATAGTGAGATGCGCGAGGATTATCTCGCGCGCGTGAAGCGAGTCGTCGAGGATCTCGGGCTGGCATTGCCGGCCGCATGA
- a CDS encoding SDR family NAD(P)-dependent oxidoreductase, whose product MSDGLAGRVALVTGGARGIGAAIVRALWEHGASVVVADNGTEIDGRGEDSNLANEFAASFDDRVVAFTANLAEAGAPRHAVELAVSSFGGIDILVNNAAIIRDAFTFKAQLEDFEDVLENNVTAAFEAIRTATGLMRDQAKAGRGGERYRWGRIVNIVSTAGFYGNFGQAAYASSKAALFGLTRVVAHDMARSVVAVNAVAPFGATRVTESIQPQNDAQNAYKKQALGIDAAFVGRFVAFLASDEAESITGQLFCVRGAEVMLFSQPRPIARFTLDGNASHGDMAREVQKLSAAFTPLETDLEAFSHAGVS is encoded by the coding sequence GTGAGCGACGGCTTGGCAGGGCGCGTGGCGCTTGTCACGGGTGGGGCACGAGGAATCGGCGCGGCGATCGTTCGCGCGTTGTGGGAGCACGGCGCGAGCGTCGTCGTGGCGGACAACGGAACCGAGATCGACGGACGCGGCGAGGATTCAAACCTCGCAAACGAATTTGCCGCAAGCTTCGACGATCGTGTCGTCGCGTTTACCGCGAATCTCGCGGAAGCCGGCGCACCGCGGCATGCCGTCGAGCTCGCGGTAAGCTCATTCGGCGGGATCGACATCCTCGTCAACAACGCCGCGATCATTCGCGACGCGTTCACCTTCAAAGCCCAGCTCGAAGATTTTGAAGACGTGCTCGAAAACAACGTGACCGCCGCATTCGAAGCGATTCGCACCGCAACCGGGCTCATGCGGGACCAAGCGAAAGCGGGGCGTGGCGGCGAGCGTTATCGGTGGGGGCGCATCGTTAACATCGTCTCGACCGCGGGCTTCTACGGAAACTTCGGACAAGCGGCGTACGCGAGCAGCAAAGCTGCGCTCTTCGGGCTTACGCGCGTGGTTGCGCACGACATGGCGCGCAGCGTCGTCGCCGTAAACGCCGTGGCTCCGTTCGGCGCGACGCGCGTCACGGAATCGATTCAGCCGCAGAACGACGCGCAAAATGCGTACAAGAAACAGGCACTTGGAATCGACGCGGCGTTCGTGGGACGCTTCGTGGCGTTTCTCGCCTCGGATGAAGCAGAGTCGATCACCGGACAGCTTTTCTGCGTCCGCGGCGCCGAGGTTATGTTGTTTTCGCAGCCGCGGCCGATTGCGCGCTTCACGCTTGACGGCAACGCCTCGCACGGCGATATGGCGCGCGAGGTTCAGAAGCTTTCCGCGGCGTTTACTCCGCTCGAAACCGACTTGGAGGCGTTCTCGCATGCCGGCGTATCCTGA
- a CDS encoding branched-chain amino acid ABC transporter permease — MQLRFAIQSVVIFVLGALLALVLPPFYAGLLTLCGLYALVTLGLNLFMGYAGQVSLGQAAFVGIGAYTSAVLATRYSISPWIGTLAGALVAGVVAYAISFVALRLRENYLALATLALGIVINVVFTQWDFVGGTSGISGVPGFVFFGRTFDTRSYAVLTWALVAIGVWFANRLVTSSYGRALIALASGELGALTLGIDGDRLRRQVFVLSAIYAGVSGGVYASYFSYIDPTSFGFLLSVNFVLMSVIGGLRSVWGAIIGAAAVVALGQFLSIEVPKILPSARGDFQAFFFGIILVAILVNMPEGLISGLRRFKLSSRA, encoded by the coding sequence ATGCAGCTACGTTTCGCAATCCAGAGCGTCGTGATCTTCGTCCTCGGAGCGTTGCTTGCGCTCGTCTTGCCCCCGTTTTACGCGGGACTCTTGACCTTGTGCGGACTCTACGCGCTCGTCACGCTCGGCCTCAATCTGTTTATGGGCTACGCCGGCCAAGTCTCGCTCGGACAAGCTGCGTTTGTGGGAATCGGCGCGTACACGTCTGCAGTTTTGGCAACGCGCTACAGCATCAGTCCCTGGATCGGAACGCTGGCCGGCGCGCTCGTCGCAGGCGTCGTTGCTTACGCGATCAGCTTTGTTGCGCTGCGCTTACGCGAGAATTATCTCGCGCTCGCGACGCTGGCGCTCGGCATCGTGATCAACGTCGTCTTCACGCAGTGGGATTTCGTGGGTGGAACATCGGGGATCAGTGGCGTTCCAGGCTTCGTCTTCTTCGGACGCACGTTCGATACACGCAGTTATGCGGTGCTTACGTGGGCGCTGGTCGCGATCGGCGTGTGGTTTGCCAACCGGCTCGTGACGTCGTCGTACGGACGCGCACTGATCGCGCTCGCGTCCGGCGAACTCGGCGCGCTCACACTCGGCATCGACGGCGATCGCTTGCGGCGCCAAGTTTTCGTGCTCAGCGCAATCTACGCCGGTGTGAGTGGCGGTGTGTACGCGTCGTACTTCAGCTACATCGATCCGACGTCGTTCGGCTTCTTGCTCTCGGTGAATTTCGTCTTGATGTCGGTGATCGGCGGGCTGCGCAGCGTCTGGGGCGCAATCATCGGCGCCGCTGCGGTCGTTGCGCTCGGGCAATTCCTCTCGATCGAAGTGCCGAAAATCTTACCGAGCGCGCGCGGCGACTTTCAAGCGTTCTTCTTCGGAATAATCTTGGTCGCGATTCTCGTCAACATGCCCGAAGGCTTGATCAGCGGATTACGCCGTTTCAAATTGTCATCCCGAGCGTAG
- the glmU gene encoding bifunctional UDP-N-acetylglucosamine diphosphorylase/glucosamine-1-phosphate N-acetyltransferase GlmU, translating into MTTNGTAPVTASTSSAIVLAAGKGVRMKSTTPKVLHEICGRPMIWWVLRALRDAGVTRVVVVTSPENDAAIAAVADVIPDVKIDTVIQSEQKGTGHAVQIALQAMKPREGTILIAYGDMPAVDGPLFRSVVAACDTLTALAMVTAKMPLPSNFGRVIRDGDLVMRIVEARDCSPDELLVDEMNAGIYAYDEVSLRSVIGNLNTDNSQGELYLTDTIAMLALRGDRVVPVQSDAATVMGVNDRAELARVRAVINLRLCEEYMRGGVTIVDPARTYVEPDLVFGNDVVVAPNTTIGGSTVIGSGTRIGPNCRIYGATIGESAQITESVVLDSTVGAHAVVGPFSHLRDGARLEPDVAIGNFVEVKDSKLERGVKARHLAYLGDAEIGEGSNIGAGSITCNFDGAKKHKTKIGKRVKIGSDTMLVAPVEVGDDSVTGAGSVVTRDVAPGDRVAGVPAKSIKKTPAK; encoded by the coding sequence ATGACGACGAACGGCACTGCGCCGGTGACCGCGAGCACGAGCTCCGCGATCGTACTGGCGGCCGGCAAGGGCGTGCGCATGAAAAGCACAACGCCCAAAGTCCTTCACGAGATTTGCGGACGCCCGATGATTTGGTGGGTGCTGCGCGCGCTGCGCGACGCCGGCGTTACACGCGTGGTCGTCGTCACAAGTCCCGAAAACGACGCGGCGATCGCCGCCGTCGCCGACGTCATTCCGGACGTAAAGATCGACACCGTCATTCAGAGCGAACAAAAAGGCACGGGTCACGCTGTGCAGATCGCGCTCCAAGCGATGAAGCCGCGCGAGGGCACGATTCTGATCGCGTACGGCGACATGCCGGCGGTCGACGGTCCACTGTTTCGCTCCGTCGTCGCAGCTTGCGACACGCTAACGGCGTTGGCGATGGTGACCGCCAAGATGCCCTTGCCGTCGAATTTCGGACGCGTCATCCGTGATGGCGATTTGGTGATGCGGATCGTCGAAGCGCGCGATTGCAGTCCCGACGAGCTGCTGGTCGATGAGATGAATGCCGGAATCTACGCGTACGATGAAGTCTCATTGCGAAGCGTGATCGGAAATCTGAACACCGACAATTCGCAAGGCGAGTTGTATCTCACCGATACGATCGCGATGCTCGCCCTGCGTGGCGATCGTGTGGTGCCGGTCCAAAGCGACGCTGCGACCGTCATGGGCGTGAACGATCGAGCCGAGCTTGCGCGCGTGCGGGCGGTGATCAATCTGCGCCTGTGTGAGGAATACATGCGTGGCGGCGTGACGATCGTCGATCCGGCGCGCACGTACGTCGAGCCCGATCTCGTCTTCGGAAACGATGTCGTCGTCGCGCCCAATACCACGATCGGGGGATCGACGGTCATCGGAAGCGGAACGCGCATCGGGCCCAATTGCCGGATTTACGGTGCGACGATCGGCGAGTCGGCACAAATCACCGAGAGCGTCGTACTCGACAGTACGGTCGGCGCGCACGCCGTCGTCGGTCCGTTCTCGCATCTGCGCGACGGTGCGCGTCTCGAGCCTGACGTCGCGATCGGCAATTTCGTCGAGGTCAAAGACTCGAAGCTCGAGCGGGGCGTAAAAGCGCGGCATCTTGCGTATCTGGGCGATGCGGAGATCGGCGAAGGTTCGAACATCGGCGCCGGCTCGATCACGTGTAATTTCGACGGTGCGAAGAAACACAAGACGAAGATCGGCAAGCGCGTCAAGATTGGTTCGGACACGATGCTCGTCGCCCCGGTCGAAGTCGGCGACGATTCGGTGACCGGCGCGGGCTCGGTCGTAACGCGCGACGTCGCACCCGGCGACCGCGTCGCCGGCGTCCCCGCTAAGTCAATTAAAAAGACACCAGCGAAGTAG
- the gltX gene encoding glutamate--tRNA ligase has translation MSVKPRVRFAPSPTGFLHVGGARTALFNYLYARKTGGTYVLRVEDTDVARERPEYREEIFRALNWLELQHDEGPDVGGEYGPYNQRERLEGYRAALERLVQAGRVYPCFCASRADEVAQDDEPLQKSTACQCSSLSPAEVVSRTAALGTSPAMRFRVDAARTYRVNDLIRGEVEFPPGEVEDFIVVKAGGGGPLYNFAAVVDDAAMKITHVIRGEEHLANTPKQVALYEALGEPIPQFAHLPIILNAERKKLSKRDGATGVSEYRGLGYLPDALVNFLALLGWSPPGGELEIMAREQMIDLFGLDRVQKHGAIFDVVKLAWMNGEYIRTVPLAAFVDLTIEMLANAPDAAALRTDRAHVEAACTLLRERIKTIDDLVSGSRYIFTTDVVIPWDEQAIAKRAGTPEARERLHDVAEALRGIQAEWTRTSIEEAIRGLAERKSIKAGEYIGATRVAITGAAVSAGLFETAEVLGREITLGRIDAFLRANPSKVTA, from the coding sequence GTGTCTGTCAAACCGCGCGTACGATTTGCGCCCTCACCGACGGGATTCTTGCACGTCGGCGGCGCGCGTACGGCCCTCTTCAATTATCTCTACGCGCGCAAGACCGGCGGCACATACGTGCTGCGCGTCGAAGACACCGACGTCGCGCGCGAGCGTCCCGAGTATCGCGAGGAAATTTTTCGCGCGCTGAATTGGCTCGAGTTGCAGCACGACGAAGGACCCGACGTCGGCGGAGAATACGGACCCTACAATCAGCGCGAAAGACTCGAAGGGTATCGGGCTGCGCTCGAACGGCTCGTGCAAGCCGGGCGCGTCTATCCGTGTTTTTGCGCGTCGCGCGCCGACGAAGTCGCGCAGGATGACGAGCCCCTGCAGAAGAGCACAGCATGTCAATGCTCGTCGCTCTCTCCGGCTGAAGTCGTGTCGCGTACCGCCGCGCTCGGGACGTCGCCCGCAATGCGCTTTCGGGTCGACGCAGCCAGAACGTATCGCGTTAACGATCTCATTCGCGGCGAGGTCGAGTTTCCGCCGGGCGAGGTCGAAGATTTCATCGTCGTCAAGGCCGGCGGCGGCGGACCGCTCTACAATTTCGCAGCCGTCGTCGACGACGCGGCGATGAAGATTACGCATGTGATTCGCGGCGAAGAGCACCTTGCAAATACGCCAAAGCAAGTCGCCCTCTACGAAGCGCTCGGCGAACCAATTCCACAATTCGCCCATCTGCCCATCATCCTCAACGCGGAGCGCAAGAAACTCTCGAAACGCGATGGCGCAACGGGGGTCTCCGAATATCGCGGACTCGGCTATCTTCCCGATGCGCTCGTCAATTTTCTGGCGCTGCTCGGGTGGTCGCCGCCCGGTGGTGAGCTCGAAATCATGGCGCGCGAGCAGATGATCGACTTGTTCGGTCTCGATCGCGTGCAAAAGCACGGCGCGATCTTCGACGTCGTCAAGCTCGCGTGGATGAACGGCGAGTACATTCGCACCGTGCCGCTGGCAGCGTTCGTCGATTTGACGATCGAAATGCTCGCGAATGCGCCGGATGCGGCCGCGCTTCGAACGGACCGTGCGCACGTCGAAGCCGCCTGCACGCTGCTGCGCGAACGCATCAAGACGATCGATGATCTCGTCTCGGGCTCGCGGTACATCTTCACGACCGATGTGGTGATTCCGTGGGACGAGCAAGCCATTGCCAAGCGCGCCGGAACGCCGGAAGCCCGTGAACGCCTGCACGATGTTGCGGAGGCGTTGCGCGGCATTCAGGCTGAGTGGACGCGCACGTCGATCGAAGAAGCGATTCGCGGGCTTGCGGAGCGCAAAAGCATTAAGGCCGGCGAATACATCGGCGCGACGCGCGTCGCGATCACCGGTGCGGCAGTCTCGGCCGGATTGTTCGAGACCGCCGAAGTTCTCGGACGTGAGATTACGCTCGGACGAATCGACGCATTTCTGCGCGCGAATCCGTCCAAGGTGACCGCATGA
- a CDS encoding tetratricopeptide repeat protein — protein MRQAAGIGRLTTLSPRDAQRKLAEIEKRLARPPHAVEDLFARAQLFEMLGRNDDAREAYFALLSVAPSHFGGLNNLGNVLTRSGKRRAAQAAYEEAVRQHSQNPVGHVSLGICMLELEQFEGARHAFETALSLDATNAAAHKGLVYLFSRTGDEAAADRHRKLGFGAEPIEVLPYLGEGKPTEVLVLVSSTGGNLDAESLLDKHVFATTKLYIEYADPAKPLPRHDLIFNAISDADVAADALQRAREFATGAPLINAPHAVMPTGRADNAERLQSLQDVVAPHTCVIAREVLEREGTASLEALGFTFPVLLRLPRQHTGRHFVLVEKSDDLAAAIAQLPGDEFFVIEYLDARGVDGQARKYRVMFVDGKMYPLHLAVSPHWKIHYFSADMTENAANRAEDERFLADMHGALGPVAIAALERIERTLGLDYAGIDFAVDAQGRVLLFEANATMVVAQPGADARWDYRRPAVTAILNAFKDMVMGRVRV, from the coding sequence GTGCGGCAAGCGGCGGGAATTGGTCGGCTAACAACGCTCTCGCCGCGAGACGCCCAGCGAAAACTTGCCGAGATCGAAAAGCGTTTGGCCCGTCCGCCGCACGCGGTCGAGGATTTGTTCGCGCGCGCACAGCTCTTCGAAATGCTCGGCCGCAACGACGATGCGCGCGAGGCCTATTTCGCATTGCTTTCGGTTGCGCCGTCGCATTTCGGGGGACTCAACAATCTCGGCAACGTCCTGACCCGTTCCGGAAAGCGGCGCGCGGCGCAAGCCGCGTATGAGGAAGCGGTTCGCCAGCATTCGCAAAATCCGGTCGGACACGTGAGCCTCGGCATCTGCATGCTCGAGCTTGAGCAGTTCGAAGGTGCGCGCCACGCGTTCGAAACGGCGCTATCGCTCGATGCGACCAATGCCGCCGCGCATAAGGGCCTCGTCTATCTGTTCAGCCGTACCGGCGATGAGGCCGCAGCGGATCGTCATCGCAAGCTCGGCTTCGGCGCCGAACCCATCGAAGTGCTGCCGTATCTCGGTGAGGGAAAACCAACCGAAGTGCTCGTCCTGGTTTCGTCGACCGGCGGAAATCTCGATGCGGAGAGTCTGCTCGACAAACACGTCTTTGCGACGACGAAGCTCTACATCGAATACGCCGATCCGGCCAAACCCTTACCGCGGCACGATCTCATCTTCAACGCCATCAGTGATGCGGACGTCGCGGCCGACGCCCTGCAACGCGCACGTGAATTCGCGACGGGCGCGCCGCTGATCAACGCTCCCCACGCGGTCATGCCGACGGGACGTGCCGACAATGCAGAGCGGCTGCAGTCACTCCAAGACGTCGTTGCACCGCATACGTGCGTGATCGCGCGCGAGGTACTCGAACGCGAGGGCACTGCCTCTCTCGAAGCGCTCGGCTTCACCTTTCCCGTGCTCTTGCGTTTACCGCGACAGCACACCGGCCGCCATTTCGTTCTCGTCGAAAAATCCGACGATCTCGCCGCGGCCATCGCACAGCTGCCGGGCGACGAATTCTTTGTAATCGAGTATCTCGATGCGCGCGGCGTGGATGGACAAGCCCGCAAGTATCGCGTCATGTTCGTCGACGGAAAGATGTATCCGTTGCACCTTGCGGTTTCGCCGCACTGGAAGATACATTACTTTTCAGCCGACATGACCGAGAACGCGGCAAATCGCGCCGAGGACGAACGCTTTCTCGCCGACATGCACGGCGCACTCGGGCCGGTCGCGATCGCTGCGCTCGAACGGATTGAACGGACGCTCGGCCTCGATTACGCCGGCATCGACTTTGCGGTCGATGCGCAAGGCCGCGTGTTACTTTTCGAAGCGAATGCGACGATGGTCGTTGCACAGCCGGGAGCCGATGCCCGTTGGGACTATCGGCGCCCTGCAGTCACCGCAATCTTGAACGCGTTCAAGGATATGGTGATGGGGCGGGTAAGAGTCTGA
- a CDS encoding cobalamin B12-binding domain-containing protein, with protein MEKKRPLRVIVAKAGLDGHDRGAKVIARALRDAGMEVIYTGLFQTPEQIVNTAIQEDADGIGLSILSGAHMTLFPLVVEQLKEKGAGDIVFFGGGTIPPDDAVELKRLGVREIFTPGAPLSDIIKFIERECGKRRELVG; from the coding sequence ATGGAAAAGAAACGCCCGCTGCGCGTCATCGTCGCAAAGGCGGGTCTGGACGGACACGACCGCGGCGCGAAAGTTATCGCGCGTGCGTTGCGCGACGCCGGGATGGAAGTGATCTACACCGGACTGTTCCAAACACCCGAACAAATCGTGAATACGGCGATTCAAGAGGATGCCGACGGCATCGGGCTTTCGATACTCTCGGGCGCGCACATGACGCTCTTCCCGCTCGTCGTCGAGCAGCTCAAAGAGAAGGGCGCCGGCGACATCGTCTTTTTCGGCGGTGGAACGATTCCGCCGGATGACGCCGTCGAGCTCAAGCGTCTCGGCGTCCGCGAAATCTTCACGCCGGGAGCGCCGCTCTCGGATATCATTAAATTCATCGAACGCGAGTGCGGCAAGCGGCGGGAATTGGTCGGCTAA